One window of Nostoc sp. TCL26-01 genomic DNA carries:
- a CDS encoding GIY-YIG nuclease family protein — protein MWLKYGVDENGIVMCIEDITRGKTLLKCPYCNGDLIAKKGKVKEHHFAHNEETCRPVANRDFPTLPLYDNFNIQLSGKDLQQLKLLWQEYGSKNYPISFDLISPGLIKTGMLKKNIYLIPFSYEFSDLGKIPIGALELSLFNKVQEPLLLQKLLKIELAFEHAKHKNAPDLAYRLTDVRLYRTQLKRILSCTLYFLEIQTNKGTLYKIGVTTRPVIKRVAEVEKDLINHYKTVTINVLGSWAHRGNIELYFKHRYKKFNYPIGSLTEYYKFNADDAEIAMRDLQQMSPKLLSEVEIDVLKEDSSLIQIAV, from the coding sequence ATGTGGCTAAAATATGGGGTAGATGAAAATGGGATAGTAATGTGTATTGAAGATATCACGCGGGGAAAGACTTTACTTAAGTGTCCTTATTGCAATGGTGATTTAATTGCCAAAAAAGGCAAGGTCAAAGAACATCATTTTGCTCATAATGAAGAAACCTGCCGCCCCGTAGCTAACAGAGACTTCCCCACTCTTCCACTTTATGATAATTTCAACATTCAGCTATCTGGCAAAGATTTGCAGCAACTAAAACTACTTTGGCAGGAGTACGGCTCAAAAAATTATCCTATTAGTTTTGACTTAATTTCTCCTGGTTTAATAAAAACAGGAATGTTGAAAAAAAACATATACTTAATACCATTTAGTTATGAATTTAGTGATTTAGGTAAAATTCCTATTGGAGCGCTAGAGTTATCGTTATTCAACAAAGTGCAAGAACCGCTATTACTTCAAAAACTGCTGAAAATAGAGTTAGCTTTTGAACACGCAAAGCATAAAAACGCCCCAGATTTAGCATACAGACTCACTGATGTAAGACTGTATCGCACTCAACTTAAACGGATATTGTCTTGTACATTATATTTCTTAGAAATCCAAACTAATAAAGGCACTTTGTACAAAATAGGAGTTACCACTAGACCTGTTATAAAGCGGGTAGCAGAAGTAGAAAAAGATTTAATTAATCACTACAAAACTGTTACCATTAATGTACTAGGTAGTTGGGCGCATCGTGGAAATATTGAACTGTATTTTAAACACCGCTATAAAAAATTCAATTATCCCATTGGCAGTTTAACTGAGTATTATAAATTTAATGCTGATGATGCCGAAATTGCCATGCGTGACTTACAACAGATGTCACCTAAATTACTTTCTGAAGTTGAAATAGATGTTTTGAAAGAGGATTCAAGCTTAATTCAAATTGCTGTGTAA
- a CDS encoding PEP-CTERM sorting domain-containing protein produces the protein MNQVRLPKVSVAVIGLVVASVFHTTPVLGAILTRQEFSGDFTLVDATTPFLTNFLPEESEYSGFVVYSKDGTLSDWELSVNNLDLNLKRGSSNGSNLTPDVDFELDSGFNWSLVIDFGIAFDAPRYTLERISGSQITLTGEVGRAGTYIYQDSAANITLSSSSISVPEPNSLVGILFGVGAIAFSRKAGETKSEA, from the coding sequence ATGAATCAAGTTCGACTCCCCAAAGTTAGCGTCGCCGTGATTGGTTTGGTAGTTGCAAGTGTATTTCATACTACTCCTGTGCTGGGAGCTATTCTCACTAGACAAGAATTTTCCGGCGATTTTACCTTAGTCGATGCTACTACCCCATTCCTTACGAACTTTTTGCCAGAAGAGAGCGAATATTCGGGATTTGTGGTTTATTCAAAGGACGGGACTTTGAGCGATTGGGAGCTATCCGTCAACAATCTAGACCTGAATTTGAAGAGAGGCTCTAGTAATGGCAGTAACTTAACCCCGGATGTCGATTTTGAGCTTGATTCTGGGTTCAATTGGAGTTTAGTGATTGATTTTGGTATTGCTTTTGATGCTCCTAGATATACCTTAGAAAGAATCTCCGGCTCGCAAATTACCTTGACGGGTGAAGTGGGAAGGGCAGGAACATACATCTATCAAGATTCTGCTGCCAATATTACCCTGAGTTCTTCATCTATATCAGTACCCGAACCCAATTCCCTAGTAGGTATATTGTTTGGAGTTGGTGCAATTGCTTTCTCTAGAAAAGCTGGTGAGACGAAATCTGAAGCTTGA
- a CDS encoding HNH endonuclease, with amino-acid sequence MPPEFERVSARLRRTVANRAKNFCEYCRCPEEFSPDSFTVEHIKPRQAGGKTSAENLAWSCFGCNGRKYTKTSHCDPETQQEVALFHPRQQMWSEHFSWNDDFTQVIGKTSWGRATVEALQLNRVGVVNLRRLLTSAGLHPPP; translated from the coding sequence ATGCCACCTGAATTTGAACGAGTATCTGCTAGACTAAGACGGACAGTAGCCAACAGAGCCAAAAATTTTTGTGAATATTGCCGATGCCCAGAAGAATTTTCTCCTGACAGTTTCACAGTAGAACACATCAAACCCCGTCAGGCAGGTGGAAAAACTAGCGCAGAAAATTTAGCTTGGTCATGTTTTGGTTGTAATGGTCGAAAGTATACCAAAACCAGTCATTGTGATCCAGAAACCCAACAAGAGGTGGCGCTGTTTCATCCTCGTCAGCAGATGTGGTCAGAGCATTTTAGCTGGAACGATGATTTTACCCAGGTTATTGGTAAAACTTCCTGGGGTCGAGCAACAGTAGAAGCTCTGCAATTGAATCGAGTTGGAGTCGTTAACTTGCGTCGTCTTCTAACCTCGGCGGGTCTGCATCCACCGCCATAA
- a CDS encoding chromophore lyase CpcT/CpeT, with translation MNKLKVYSLTFLLSVLVFPSRAVAFAPPLSTQVKEVAQWFTGFFDNAQQMASNPTTTPITMSNCSVQLDDGNLFSNSQNVYLEQQSTVFERIRFYSFSEGNSVVNLSIRSFLNSGILRGLCNQPEQQRIINISNIATTSCNLSLTWQENRYIGTNAPNGCPTSTGGKVVSNVTFFNNGVNSLDQIFTANGNLIVNTPIEFRRITSIPEPSFILGILALGIWGNAIAFLGKVKHKSTR, from the coding sequence ATGAATAAACTAAAGGTATATTCTCTGACGTTTTTACTTTCAGTATTAGTATTTCCCAGTCGTGCTGTTGCTTTTGCTCCGCCACTTTCAACACAGGTTAAGGAAGTAGCGCAGTGGTTCACAGGTTTTTTTGATAATGCTCAACAAATGGCTTCTAACCCTACTACTACACCCATCACCATGTCTAACTGTAGTGTGCAACTAGACGATGGTAACTTATTCTCTAATTCACAAAATGTCTATTTAGAACAGCAAAGTACTGTTTTCGAGCGCATCAGGTTTTATTCTTTTAGTGAGGGAAATTCTGTAGTCAACCTCAGCATTCGTAGTTTTCTCAACAGTGGTATTTTACGTGGGCTATGTAATCAACCAGAACAACAGCGAATCATTAATATTAGCAATATAGCTACAACAAGTTGTAACCTCTCACTCACCTGGCAAGAGAATCGTTACATAGGCACTAATGCCCCAAATGGTTGCCCAACAAGTACTGGTGGCAAGGTAGTTTCCAACGTAACTTTCTTTAATAACGGTGTTAACTCGTTAGACCAAATTTTCACGGCCAATGGTAATTTGATTGTCAACACGCCAATTGAGTTTCGCAGAATTACCTCTATCCCCGAACCATCCTTTATCTTAGGAATTTTAGCTCTTGGCATCTGGGGGAATGCCATAGCATTTTTAGGCAAAGTAAAACACAAATCAACACGGTAG